The DNA segment CGCGACGCCCAGCTGAAGCTGATTCCGTACATGCTCGTGGTCGGTGAACGGGACGCGGCCGAAGGCACGGTATCGGTCCGCGATCGGATCTCGGGCGATTTGGGGGCCATGCCTTTGGCCGCCGCCATCGATAAATTCCGCCAGGAAGTGGCCGAGAGGACGATCCGCCAGGTCGTCAAAACCACGGCCGGGCTGGGCGATCGGGGAGGATCGAACGAATACTAGGCGCGCGTCGAACCTGGGCGGCTCGTGCCGTCGGAGAATGCGCCGGCCTGCTTGATTCTTCGGAATGAGCTAAGTTTTAGGGGTGGCGTCGGGTGAGGCTTGCGACGGGTTTGCTCACCCAAAGATGGCTGTCCAGCCCGGGCGGATAACCGGCCGTCCACAGTTGACGCTGTGCCACAACGTACGAGATACTATTTGCAGACGCCCCGTGGGGGTTGCCTGGCGGCGATTACGTTTCATTTTCTTGAAGAAGGAATTCTGCGATCGACAAGTCACAGCGCGTGAACGAACAAATCCGCATTACACCTGTGCGGGTCATCTCGGCCGAAGGAGAGCAGCTAGGCATTATCCCCACCGAACAAGCGCTCGGAGTGGCGCGCGAGGCGGGACTGGACCTGGTGGAAGTCGCTCCTAACGAGCGCCCCCCTGTCTGCCGGATCATGGACTTCGGCAAGTTCAAGTACCAGCAGAAGAAACGGCAGCACAAGAGCCAGGCGCACCACAGTAAGATCAAAGAGATTCGCGTTCGTCCCAAAACGGGCGAGCACGATATCGAGGTCAAGGTTCACCGGGCACGTGAGTTTCTCGCCCACAAGGATAAGGTGATCGTCTCGGTCGTCTTCCGCGGTCGCGAGTTGGCGCACGTCGAAGAAGGGCAGCGCGTCATCAAGCAAGTGCTGACCAGCCTGGAAGACATCGGCAAAGTCGAATCGCCTCCCAGCCAACAAGGGCGGCGCATCACCTGTATCCTGGCGCCGAAGTAGCGCGATGCGCGAGTATCCTACGCTCACCACGCCGCGGCTGTTGTTGCGCGCGTGGCGCGATAGCGATCGTGAGCCGTTCGCCACGCTCAATGCCGATCCGCGCGTGATGGAGTTTTTTCCCAGCGTGCTGGATCGCGCGGCCAGCGACGCCACCGTCGAACGCATCGAGGCGCATTTCGCAAAGCACGGCTTTGGGCTGTGGGCCGTCGAGCTGCCGGGGAGCGCTCCGTTTGCCGGCTTCGTCGGGCTCATGATCCCGAGCTTTACCGTCGCGTTTACGCCCTGCGTGGAAATTGGCTGGCGACTGGCGCGCGAGTATTGGGGCCACGGCTATGCCAGCGAAGGAGCCCGTGCTGTCCTCGACTTCGGGTTCGATCGGCTCGCGCTTGACGAGATCGTGTCGCTCACGGCCGTCG comes from the Pirellulales bacterium genome and includes:
- the infC gene encoding translation initiation factor IF-3, which encodes MNEQIRITPVRVISAEGEQLGIIPTEQALGVAREAGLDLVEVAPNERPPVCRIMDFGKFKYQQKKRQHKSQAHHSKIKEIRVRPKTGEHDIEVKVHRAREFLAHKDKVIVSVVFRGRELAHVEEGQRVIKQVLTSLEDIGKVESPPSQQGRRITCILAPK
- a CDS encoding GNAT family N-acetyltransferase codes for the protein MREYPTLTTPRLLLRAWRDSDREPFATLNADPRVMEFFPSVLDRAASDATVERIEAHFAKHGFGLWAVELPGSAPFAGFVGLMIPSFTVAFTPCVEIGWRLAREYWGHGYASEGARAVLDFGFDRLALDEIVSLTAVGNQRSRRVMERIGMTRTAGDDFDHPLVAAGHPLCRHVLYRLSKERWRQLTAKSLDRT